The following are encoded together in the Oryzias melastigma strain HK-1 linkage group LG17, ASM292280v2, whole genome shotgun sequence genome:
- the eif4g1a gene encoding eukaryotic translation initiation factor 4 gamma 1a isoform X4: MNKPPQPLTGPTSVPNPSPSPGLTQAAYGPGQPPSLVFAPQQPPQMTSAQQPRQTYYQNRPAMPASAPRVQTSSGPRPTGPLPVYPASSQMMMIPQQQLPFGGSPQSYFIPPGQYRTPYMTPTQQYPVTSSAGYYPGTSPAEYPGFAAYYPAQPQYSASVQATPGMIGPTQQQQQAPPPQQPQAPPQGPPKRERKPIRIRDPNQGGRDITEEIMQGGRSTTTPTPPQASAPDTNPVQTNGEVLPPVSADPIKEEIASLPASAATPPPPATTEAIDEAAQEVDRKTPQLTDVTAQPVATPATEEPSTLKDFQQAAPPLAPEAPAAVPEAVKEGSDKAGDTVDSPVAPPPPSSPAGQETPVKAEEPRAASPEKKPEKEEEKENKSEKDEQVSSTKAAAAVEVPVPPSNVVEEEMEVKPVAEVLEPPPSVQEPAAPPTEDAGLHPPADPEPTQVEAEATPLSNGLPQETEELFEKTAVSDTTPQDEPNTSPSQESTPAVKSAAPAQEEEEEEEKEELKKKVDDTPASVSCPEEFTMQTATSVPKKKKNMKELNKKEAIGDLLDAFTEEQRAKPVPEPSLTQARPPAPAEPPAEAPDETWEEKEDKQNAEPEKQKSQLEPSEKYQYKEENWKPIDPEEKKRYDREFLLRFQFSNASMHKPEGLPIISDVVLDKVNKTPLRPADPSRLANAGPDFTPSFMGNLGSRSMGGPRGPPPGPRRSQQGQRKEPRKIISSLSEDIQLNKAEKAWKPSVKKPNARASEEVDDDDPENAKTRELFKRLRSILNKLTPQKFQELMKQVTELSIDTEERLKGAIDLIFEKAISEPNFSVAYANMCRCLMGLKVPTPDKPGNFVNFRKLLLNRCQKEFEKDQDDDEIFEKKQKELDASKDDEERERLRVELEEAKDKARRRSLGNIKFIGELFKLKMLTEAIMHDCVVKLLKNHDEESLECLCRLLSTIGKDLDFEKAKPRMDQYFNQMDKIIKERKTSSRIRFMLQDVLDLRRNNWVPRRGDQGPKTIDQIHKEAEMEEHREQIKVQQQLMSRKEPGGRMGGNMGGRGSHSSGGGRVSQPQDEGWNTVPISKNRPIDTTRLSKITKSGTMDLNNQLLAPGGKGMWSSWGKGSSGGSGAKPASGEPDSGRPATSTLNRFSALQQSSSSMSSAETDRRVPQRSSSSRERGGDRDRSERDRDRFDRFARSEEQGGDQFTKRSFSRESKDRGGRGGDSRASNEPVRRVASMTDDRDRGSRDRGSRDRGSRDRGSRDRGSRDRGPSKDLPAVRRESAPTPPPSLPKPTLTEEQVEKKANAIIEEYLHINDVKEALQCVAELNSASLLFVFVRNCVESTLERSTIAREHMGLLLHQLIKAGTLPTQQYFKGLEEILEVAEDMAIDIPHIWLYLAELITPMLHEGGIPMGQLFREISKPLVPLGKAGVLLAQILQLLCKGMTPKKVGALWKEAGLSWNDVLPKDEDVNKFVTDQKVEFTVDEEMESKEVGRKKLLSGEEMSKQLDRLLQDKANNQRIRDWIEANLEDQQTVSNQFIRTLMTSVCQSVIICDNPYKVDMDQIKTRAPLLQRYLCDEEKELQALYALQALMVHMEQPANLLLMFFNTLYDEDVIKEEAFYKWESSKDSAEQTGKGVALKSVTTFFTWLREAEEESDKD, translated from the exons ATGAACAAGCCACCGCAGCCTTTAACGGGACCTACTTCTGTCCCAAATCCATCCCCATCCCCTGGATTGACACAG GCCGCTTACGGCCCAGGACAGCCCCCTTCTCTTGTTTTTGCCCCCCAGCAACCCCCACAAATGACTTCTGCACAACAGCCAAGACAG ACTTACTATCAGAACCGACCCGCGATGCCCGCCAGTGCTCCCCGGGTGCAGACGAGTAGTGGCCCCCGGCCCACCGGGCCCCTGCCTGTCTACCCCGCCAGCTCCCAGATGATGATGATCCCTCAGCAGCAGCTTCCTTTCGGAGGCTCTCCTCAAAGCTACTTTATCCCCCCTggacag TACCGAACTCCGTACATGACGCCTACCCAGCAGTATCCTGTGACCAGCAGCGCAGGCTATTACCCTGGAACAAGCCCTGCTGAATATCCTGGTTTCG CAGCTTATTATCCAGCTCAACCACAATATTCAGCATCAGTCCAGGCCACACCGGGCATGATCGGGCCAACTCAGCAACAGcaacaggctccgccccctcagcAACCACAGGCTCCTCCCCAAGGCCCGCCGAAGAGGGAACGGAAACCG ATAAGAATACGGGACCCAAACCAGGGTGGGCGCGATATCACGGAGGAGATCATGCAAGGTGGAAGGTCTACCACCACACCAACTCCCCCTCAG GCCTCTGCTCCAGATACAAACCCTGTTCAGACCAATGGTGAAGTTCTGCCGCCTGTAAGTGCAGACCCAATAAAAG AAGAAATCGCGTCTCTCCCAGCAAGTGCTGCaacccctcctcctccagccaCCACAGAAGCCATAGACGAGGCTGCACAGGAGGTGGACAGGAAGACGCCTCAACTCACAGACGTTACCGCACAGCCTGTCGCCACTCCTGCTACCGAGGAGCCGTCCACGCTCAAAGACTTCCAGCAAGCCGCGCCCCCCCTCGCCCCAGAAGCCCCCGCTGCCGTCCCCGAGGCAGTAAAAGAAGGGAGCGATAAAGCCGGCGACACAGTCGACTCCCCAGtcgcgccgccgccgccgtcaTCACCAGCAGGACAAGAAACGCCTGTGAAAGCTGAAGAGCCACGAGCTGCTTCGCCCGAGAAGAAACCAGAGAaggaagaagagaaagaaaacaaatcggAAAAAGACGAGCAAGTGAGTAGCACTAAGGCGGCAGCCGCAGTCGAGGTTCCAGTTCCTCCCAGTAATGTGGTCGAAGAGGAAATGGAGGTTAAGCCGGTTGCTGAAGTCCTTGAGCCTCCCCCCTCTGTACAAGAACCCGCTGCTCCACCCACCGAGGACGCTGGTCTGCACCCTCCAGCGGATCCAGAACCCACACAGGTGGAAGCAGAAGCAACTCCTCTCTCTAATGGCCTTCCTCAGGAGACTGAAGAACTGTTTGAGAAAACTGCAGTTTCAGACACTACACCCCAAGACGAACCCAACACTTCTCCATCTCAGGAATCAACACCTGCGGTCAAATCGGCCGCTCCAgcccaggaggaggaggaggaggaggaaaaggaggagctaaagaaaaaagtggaCGACACTCCTGCCTCAGTCAGCTGCCCGGAGGAATTTACTATGCAAA cTGCTACATCTGtgccaaagaagaagaagaacatgaAAGAGCTCAATAAGAAGGAGGCCATTGGAGACCTCTTGGATGCCTTTACTGAG GAGCAGCGTGCCAAGCCTGTTCCTGAACCTTCACTCACTCAGGCCAGGCCTCCAGCTCCAGCTGAACCTCCTGCAGAAGCACCAGACGAGACATGGGAAGAGAAGGAGGACAAGCAAAACGCAGAACCAGAGAAGCAAAAATCCCAGTTAGAGCCAAGTGAGAAGTACCAGTACAAAGAAG AAAATTGGAAGCCAATCGATCCAGAGGAGAAGAAGCGGTACGACCGGGAGTTTCTACTTCGCTTCCAGTTCAGTAACGCCAGTATGCACAAACCTGAGGGCCTGCCCATCATCAGCGACGTCGTCCTGGATAAG GTGAACAAAACTCCACTCCGACCTGCTGATCCTTCTCGACTAGCAAACGCTGGTCCTGATTTTACCCCCTCTTTTATGGGGAATCTGGGGAGCAGATCAATGGGAGGACCTCGAGGCCCG CCTCCTGGGCCGCGCCGCTCCCAGCAAGGCCAGCGGAAAGAACCCAGGAAAATTATCAGCAGCCTCAGCGAGGACATCCAGCTCAACAAAGCGGAAAAAGCCTGGAAGCCATCCGTGAAAAAGCCCAACGCCCGCGCCAGCGAGGAAGTCGATGACGACGACCCGGAAAACGCGAAGACTCGGGAGCTGTTCAAGCGTCTGCGCAGCATCCTCAACAAGCTGACCCCGCAGAAGTTCCAGGAGCTGATGAAGCAGGTGACGGAGCTGTCCATCGACACCGAGGAGAGGCTGAAGGGAGCCATCGACCTCATCTTCGAGAAGGCCATTTCAGAGCCCAACTTCTCTGTGGCCTACGCCAACATGTGCCGCTGCCTTATGGGG CTGAAAGTTCCCACCCCAGACAAACCAGGAAATTTTGTGAACTTCCGAAAACTGCTGCTCAACCGCTGCCAGAAAGAGTTCGAGAAGGACCAGGACGACGATGAAATCTTCgagaagaagcagaaagagTTGGACGCTTCCAAAGAC GACGAGGAGCGAGAACGCCTGAGGGTGGAGCTGGAAGAAGCCAAAGACAAAGCTCGGAGACGCTCGCTGGGCAACATCAAGTTCATCGGGGAACTTTTCAAGCTCAAGATGCTGACGGAAGCCATCATGCATGACTGCGTCGTGAAGCTTCTTAAAAACCACGACGAAGAGTCTCTGGAGTGCCTCTGCAGACTGCTGTCAACTATCGGCAAAGACCTGGACTTTGAGAAAGCCAAG CCTCGTATGGATCAGTATTTCAACCAGATGGACAAGATCATCAAGGAGAGAAAGACGTCTTCAAGAATTCGCTTCATGTTACAAGATGTCTTGGATCTTCGAAGG AATAACTGGGTGCCCCGCAGAGGAGACCAGGGCCCCAAAACCATCGACCAGATCCACAAAGAGGCGGAGATGGAGGAGCACAGGGAGCAGATCaaggtccagcagcagctcatgTCCAGAAAGGAACCTGGAGGCAGGATGGGGGGCAACATGGGGGGGCGGGGCTCCCACTCTTCAGGAGGCGGCCGGGTTAGCCAGCCTCAGGATGAGGGCTGGAACACAGTCCCCATTTCAAAGAACCGACCCATCGACACCACCCGCCTTAGCAAGATCACAAAG TCTGGTACCATGGACCTTAACAATCAGCTGCTGGCTCCTGGAGGTAAAGGCATGTGGAGTAGCTGGGGAAAAGGCAGCAGTGGAGGGAGTGGAGCTAAACCAGCAAGTGGAGAGCCAG ACTCTGGTCGTCCGGCTACGAGCACTCTGAACCGCTTCTCCGCCCTGCAGCAGTCGAGCTCTTCAATGTCATCTGCAGAAACTGATCGAAGAGTTCCTCAGAG GTCGAGCTCGAGCCGCGAACGTGGCGGCGACAGAGACAGGAGCGAGCGCGACAGGGATCGCTTCGACAGGTTCGCTCGCAGCGAGGAACAGGGCGGCGACCAGTTCACCAAGCGGAGCTTCAGCAGAGAGTCGAAGGACCGCGGCGGCCGCGGCGGAGACAGCCGCGCCTCAAACGAACCGGTGCGCCGCGTCGCCAGCATGACTGACGACCGCGACCGGGGAAGCCGCGACCGAGGCAGCAGAGACCGGGGGAGTCGAGACCGAGGAAGCCGAGACAGGGGGAGCCGGGACCGGGGTCCGAGCAAAGACCTTCCAG CAGTCAGACGTGAAAGCGCTCccactcctcctccttctcttccTAAGCCCACTCTGACTGAGGAGCAAGTGGAAAAGAAAGCAAACGCCATCATTGAAGAATACCTCCACATTAATGACGTGAAG GAGGCGTTGCAGTGCGTCGCCGAGCTCAACAGTGCCTCTCTACTCTTCGTGTTCGTACGGAACTGTGTGGAGTCCACACTCGAACGCAGCACCATCGCTCGGGAGCACATGGGCCTGCTGCTGCACCAACTCATCAAAGCAGGAACTCTCCCCACACAGCAATACTTCAAAGG GCTAGAAGAGATCCTGGAAGTAGCGGAGGACATGGCCATAGATATACCTCACATCTGGCTGTACCTGGCTGAACTGATCACCCCTATGCTCCACGAAGGAGGCATCCCCATGGGACAGCTGTTCAG GGAGATCTCGAAGCCTCTGGTGCCTCTGGGGAAGGCCGGCGTGCTGCTGgctcagatcctccagctgctctgcaaaGGAATG ACTCCTAAGAAGGTCGGGGCTTTATGGAAAGAGGCCGGTCTGAGTTGGAATGACGTTTTACCCAAGGATGAAGATGTCAACAAGTTTGTCACGGATCAG AAAGTCGAGTTCACTGTAGATGAAGAAATGGAGTCAAAGGAAGTTGGGAGGAAAAAGCTCCTCAGTGGAGAAGAGATGAGTAAACAGCTGGACAGACTCCTGCAGGACAAGGCCAACAACCAGCGGATCAGAGACTGGATTGAG gcTAATTTGGAGGATCAGCAGACAGTGAGCAACCAGTTTATCCGAACATTGATGACATCGGTGTGCCAGTCGGTCATCATAT gtgATAATCCATACAAGGTAGATATGGATCAGATCAAGACTCGAGCCCCTCTGCTGCAGCGATACCTGTGTGACGAGGAGAAGGAGCTGCAGGCCCTCTACGCCCTCCAGGCTCTCATGGTTCACATGGAGCAGCCTGCAA ACCTGCTGCTGATGTTCTTCAACACTCTGTACGACGAGGACGTGATTAAAGAGGAAGCCTTCTACAAATGGGAATCCAGCAAAGACTCTGCAGAGCAAACGGGCAAAGGCGTCGCCTTGAAATCCGTCACCACCTTCTTCACCTGGCTCCGCGAGGCCGAGGAAGAGTCCGACAAGGATTGA
- the eif4g1a gene encoding eukaryotic translation initiation factor 4 gamma 1a isoform X1, with the protein MNKPPQPLTGPTSVPNPSPSPGLTQAAYGPGQPPSLVFAPQQPPQMTSAQQPRQFATGPRTLHQQGGYRALQTYYQNRPAMPASAPRVQTSSGPRPTGPLPVYPASSQMMMIPQQQLPFGGSPQSYFIPPGQYRTPYMTPTQQYPVTSSAGYYPGTSPAEYPGFAAYYPAQPQYSASVQATPGMIGPTQQQQQAPPPQQPQAPPQGPPKRERKPIRIRDPNQGGRDITEEIMQGGRSTTTPTPPQASAPDTNPVQTNGEVLPPVSADPIKEEIASLPASAATPPPPATTEAIDEAAQEVDRKTPQLTDVTAQPVATPATEEPSTLKDFQQAAPPLAPEAPAAVPEAVKEGSDKAGDTVDSPVAPPPPSSPAGQETPVKAEEPRAASPEKKPEKEEEKENKSEKDEQVSSTKAAAAVEVPVPPSNVVEEEMEVKPVAEVLEPPPSVQEPAAPPTEDAGLHPPADPEPTQVEAEATPLSNGLPQETEELFEKTAVSDTTPQDEPNTSPSQESTPAVKSAAPAQEEEEEEEKEELKKKVDDTPASVSCPEEFTMQTATSVPKKKKNMKELNKKEAIGDLLDAFTEEQRAKPVPEPSLTQARPPAPAEPPAEAPDETWEEKEDKQNAEPEKQKSQLEPSEKYQYKEENWKPIDPEEKKRYDREFLLRFQFSNASMHKPEGLPIISDVVLDKVNKTPLRPADPSRLANAGPDFTPSFMGNLGSRSMGGPRGPPPGPRRSQQGQRKEPRKIISSLSEDIQLNKAEKAWKPSVKKPNARASEEVDDDDPENAKTRELFKRLRSILNKLTPQKFQELMKQVTELSIDTEERLKGAIDLIFEKAISEPNFSVAYANMCRCLMGLKVPTPDKPGNFVNFRKLLLNRCQKEFEKDQDDDEIFEKKQKELDASKDDEERERLRVELEEAKDKARRRSLGNIKFIGELFKLKMLTEAIMHDCVVKLLKNHDEESLECLCRLLSTIGKDLDFEKAKPRMDQYFNQMDKIIKERKTSSRIRFMLQDVLDLRRNNWVPRRGDQGPKTIDQIHKEAEMEEHREQIKVQQQLMSRKEPGGRMGGNMGGRGSHSSGGGRVSQPQDEGWNTVPISKNRPIDTTRLSKITKSGTMDLNNQLLAPGGKGMWSSWGKGSSGGSGAKPASGEPDSGRPATSTLNRFSALQQSSSSMSSAETDRRVPQRSSSSRERGGDRDRSERDRDRFDRFARSEEQGGDQFTKRSFSRESKDRGGRGGDSRASNEPVRRVASMTDDRDRGSRDRGSRDRGSRDRGSRDRGSRDRGPSKDLPAVRRESAPTPPPSLPKPTLTEEQVEKKANAIIEEYLHINDVKEALQCVAELNSASLLFVFVRNCVESTLERSTIAREHMGLLLHQLIKAGTLPTQQYFKGLEEILEVAEDMAIDIPHIWLYLAELITPMLHEGGIPMGQLFREISKPLVPLGKAGVLLAQILQLLCKGMTPKKVGALWKEAGLSWNDVLPKDEDVNKFVTDQKVEFTVDEEMESKEVGRKKLLSGEEMSKQLDRLLQDKANNQRIRDWIEANLEDQQTVSNQFIRTLMTSVCQSVIICDNPYKVDMDQIKTRAPLLQRYLCDEEKELQALYALQALMVHMEQPANLLLMFFNTLYDEDVIKEEAFYKWESSKDSAEQTGKGVALKSVTTFFTWLREAEEESDKD; encoded by the exons ATGAACAAGCCACCGCAGCCTTTAACGGGACCTACTTCTGTCCCAAATCCATCCCCATCCCCTGGATTGACACAG GCCGCTTACGGCCCAGGACAGCCCCCTTCTCTTGTTTTTGCCCCCCAGCAACCCCCACAAATGACTTCTGCACAACAGCCAAGACAG TTTGCCACAGGGCCCCGTACTTTACACCAACAG GGTGGATACAGAGCGCTGCAG ACTTACTATCAGAACCGACCCGCGATGCCCGCCAGTGCTCCCCGGGTGCAGACGAGTAGTGGCCCCCGGCCCACCGGGCCCCTGCCTGTCTACCCCGCCAGCTCCCAGATGATGATGATCCCTCAGCAGCAGCTTCCTTTCGGAGGCTCTCCTCAAAGCTACTTTATCCCCCCTggacag TACCGAACTCCGTACATGACGCCTACCCAGCAGTATCCTGTGACCAGCAGCGCAGGCTATTACCCTGGAACAAGCCCTGCTGAATATCCTGGTTTCG CAGCTTATTATCCAGCTCAACCACAATATTCAGCATCAGTCCAGGCCACACCGGGCATGATCGGGCCAACTCAGCAACAGcaacaggctccgccccctcagcAACCACAGGCTCCTCCCCAAGGCCCGCCGAAGAGGGAACGGAAACCG ATAAGAATACGGGACCCAAACCAGGGTGGGCGCGATATCACGGAGGAGATCATGCAAGGTGGAAGGTCTACCACCACACCAACTCCCCCTCAG GCCTCTGCTCCAGATACAAACCCTGTTCAGACCAATGGTGAAGTTCTGCCGCCTGTAAGTGCAGACCCAATAAAAG AAGAAATCGCGTCTCTCCCAGCAAGTGCTGCaacccctcctcctccagccaCCACAGAAGCCATAGACGAGGCTGCACAGGAGGTGGACAGGAAGACGCCTCAACTCACAGACGTTACCGCACAGCCTGTCGCCACTCCTGCTACCGAGGAGCCGTCCACGCTCAAAGACTTCCAGCAAGCCGCGCCCCCCCTCGCCCCAGAAGCCCCCGCTGCCGTCCCCGAGGCAGTAAAAGAAGGGAGCGATAAAGCCGGCGACACAGTCGACTCCCCAGtcgcgccgccgccgccgtcaTCACCAGCAGGACAAGAAACGCCTGTGAAAGCTGAAGAGCCACGAGCTGCTTCGCCCGAGAAGAAACCAGAGAaggaagaagagaaagaaaacaaatcggAAAAAGACGAGCAAGTGAGTAGCACTAAGGCGGCAGCCGCAGTCGAGGTTCCAGTTCCTCCCAGTAATGTGGTCGAAGAGGAAATGGAGGTTAAGCCGGTTGCTGAAGTCCTTGAGCCTCCCCCCTCTGTACAAGAACCCGCTGCTCCACCCACCGAGGACGCTGGTCTGCACCCTCCAGCGGATCCAGAACCCACACAGGTGGAAGCAGAAGCAACTCCTCTCTCTAATGGCCTTCCTCAGGAGACTGAAGAACTGTTTGAGAAAACTGCAGTTTCAGACACTACACCCCAAGACGAACCCAACACTTCTCCATCTCAGGAATCAACACCTGCGGTCAAATCGGCCGCTCCAgcccaggaggaggaggaggaggaggaaaaggaggagctaaagaaaaaagtggaCGACACTCCTGCCTCAGTCAGCTGCCCGGAGGAATTTACTATGCAAA cTGCTACATCTGtgccaaagaagaagaagaacatgaAAGAGCTCAATAAGAAGGAGGCCATTGGAGACCTCTTGGATGCCTTTACTGAG GAGCAGCGTGCCAAGCCTGTTCCTGAACCTTCACTCACTCAGGCCAGGCCTCCAGCTCCAGCTGAACCTCCTGCAGAAGCACCAGACGAGACATGGGAAGAGAAGGAGGACAAGCAAAACGCAGAACCAGAGAAGCAAAAATCCCAGTTAGAGCCAAGTGAGAAGTACCAGTACAAAGAAG AAAATTGGAAGCCAATCGATCCAGAGGAGAAGAAGCGGTACGACCGGGAGTTTCTACTTCGCTTCCAGTTCAGTAACGCCAGTATGCACAAACCTGAGGGCCTGCCCATCATCAGCGACGTCGTCCTGGATAAG GTGAACAAAACTCCACTCCGACCTGCTGATCCTTCTCGACTAGCAAACGCTGGTCCTGATTTTACCCCCTCTTTTATGGGGAATCTGGGGAGCAGATCAATGGGAGGACCTCGAGGCCCG CCTCCTGGGCCGCGCCGCTCCCAGCAAGGCCAGCGGAAAGAACCCAGGAAAATTATCAGCAGCCTCAGCGAGGACATCCAGCTCAACAAAGCGGAAAAAGCCTGGAAGCCATCCGTGAAAAAGCCCAACGCCCGCGCCAGCGAGGAAGTCGATGACGACGACCCGGAAAACGCGAAGACTCGGGAGCTGTTCAAGCGTCTGCGCAGCATCCTCAACAAGCTGACCCCGCAGAAGTTCCAGGAGCTGATGAAGCAGGTGACGGAGCTGTCCATCGACACCGAGGAGAGGCTGAAGGGAGCCATCGACCTCATCTTCGAGAAGGCCATTTCAGAGCCCAACTTCTCTGTGGCCTACGCCAACATGTGCCGCTGCCTTATGGGG CTGAAAGTTCCCACCCCAGACAAACCAGGAAATTTTGTGAACTTCCGAAAACTGCTGCTCAACCGCTGCCAGAAAGAGTTCGAGAAGGACCAGGACGACGATGAAATCTTCgagaagaagcagaaagagTTGGACGCTTCCAAAGAC GACGAGGAGCGAGAACGCCTGAGGGTGGAGCTGGAAGAAGCCAAAGACAAAGCTCGGAGACGCTCGCTGGGCAACATCAAGTTCATCGGGGAACTTTTCAAGCTCAAGATGCTGACGGAAGCCATCATGCATGACTGCGTCGTGAAGCTTCTTAAAAACCACGACGAAGAGTCTCTGGAGTGCCTCTGCAGACTGCTGTCAACTATCGGCAAAGACCTGGACTTTGAGAAAGCCAAG CCTCGTATGGATCAGTATTTCAACCAGATGGACAAGATCATCAAGGAGAGAAAGACGTCTTCAAGAATTCGCTTCATGTTACAAGATGTCTTGGATCTTCGAAGG AATAACTGGGTGCCCCGCAGAGGAGACCAGGGCCCCAAAACCATCGACCAGATCCACAAAGAGGCGGAGATGGAGGAGCACAGGGAGCAGATCaaggtccagcagcagctcatgTCCAGAAAGGAACCTGGAGGCAGGATGGGGGGCAACATGGGGGGGCGGGGCTCCCACTCTTCAGGAGGCGGCCGGGTTAGCCAGCCTCAGGATGAGGGCTGGAACACAGTCCCCATTTCAAAGAACCGACCCATCGACACCACCCGCCTTAGCAAGATCACAAAG TCTGGTACCATGGACCTTAACAATCAGCTGCTGGCTCCTGGAGGTAAAGGCATGTGGAGTAGCTGGGGAAAAGGCAGCAGTGGAGGGAGTGGAGCTAAACCAGCAAGTGGAGAGCCAG ACTCTGGTCGTCCGGCTACGAGCACTCTGAACCGCTTCTCCGCCCTGCAGCAGTCGAGCTCTTCAATGTCATCTGCAGAAACTGATCGAAGAGTTCCTCAGAG GTCGAGCTCGAGCCGCGAACGTGGCGGCGACAGAGACAGGAGCGAGCGCGACAGGGATCGCTTCGACAGGTTCGCTCGCAGCGAGGAACAGGGCGGCGACCAGTTCACCAAGCGGAGCTTCAGCAGAGAGTCGAAGGACCGCGGCGGCCGCGGCGGAGACAGCCGCGCCTCAAACGAACCGGTGCGCCGCGTCGCCAGCATGACTGACGACCGCGACCGGGGAAGCCGCGACCGAGGCAGCAGAGACCGGGGGAGTCGAGACCGAGGAAGCCGAGACAGGGGGAGCCGGGACCGGGGTCCGAGCAAAGACCTTCCAG CAGTCAGACGTGAAAGCGCTCccactcctcctccttctcttccTAAGCCCACTCTGACTGAGGAGCAAGTGGAAAAGAAAGCAAACGCCATCATTGAAGAATACCTCCACATTAATGACGTGAAG GAGGCGTTGCAGTGCGTCGCCGAGCTCAACAGTGCCTCTCTACTCTTCGTGTTCGTACGGAACTGTGTGGAGTCCACACTCGAACGCAGCACCATCGCTCGGGAGCACATGGGCCTGCTGCTGCACCAACTCATCAAAGCAGGAACTCTCCCCACACAGCAATACTTCAAAGG GCTAGAAGAGATCCTGGAAGTAGCGGAGGACATGGCCATAGATATACCTCACATCTGGCTGTACCTGGCTGAACTGATCACCCCTATGCTCCACGAAGGAGGCATCCCCATGGGACAGCTGTTCAG GGAGATCTCGAAGCCTCTGGTGCCTCTGGGGAAGGCCGGCGTGCTGCTGgctcagatcctccagctgctctgcaaaGGAATG ACTCCTAAGAAGGTCGGGGCTTTATGGAAAGAGGCCGGTCTGAGTTGGAATGACGTTTTACCCAAGGATGAAGATGTCAACAAGTTTGTCACGGATCAG AAAGTCGAGTTCACTGTAGATGAAGAAATGGAGTCAAAGGAAGTTGGGAGGAAAAAGCTCCTCAGTGGAGAAGAGATGAGTAAACAGCTGGACAGACTCCTGCAGGACAAGGCCAACAACCAGCGGATCAGAGACTGGATTGAG gcTAATTTGGAGGATCAGCAGACAGTGAGCAACCAGTTTATCCGAACATTGATGACATCGGTGTGCCAGTCGGTCATCATAT gtgATAATCCATACAAGGTAGATATGGATCAGATCAAGACTCGAGCCCCTCTGCTGCAGCGATACCTGTGTGACGAGGAGAAGGAGCTGCAGGCCCTCTACGCCCTCCAGGCTCTCATGGTTCACATGGAGCAGCCTGCAA ACCTGCTGCTGATGTTCTTCAACACTCTGTACGACGAGGACGTGATTAAAGAGGAAGCCTTCTACAAATGGGAATCCAGCAAAGACTCTGCAGAGCAAACGGGCAAAGGCGTCGCCTTGAAATCCGTCACCACCTTCTTCACCTGGCTCCGCGAGGCCGAGGAAGAGTCCGACAAGGATTGA